From Pusillibacter faecalis, one genomic window encodes:
- a CDS encoding M24 family metallopeptidase — protein MLPFTKEEYQERVQKVKSTMAEKGMDVLFLVEPANMNWVSGYDAMSFYVPQGVVVSLDEEMPYWIGRFQDQYSAHVTTWLDDEHIRPYADKYLWEPKVVHVMDFVADFIKEKRWQAKTIGVEKDAHYFTAHWFERLTAALPDAKFTDATNMVNFLRAVKSKQELDYMGIAARIVEKAMGNAIHMMEPGVRENAVGAQILYDQAMGTGAFGGEYIALNPIIPSGDRTAAAHLTWKTEGCYENNQLVYIEIAGCYRRYHAPLARTIFIGDPPKIVSDTAKVCVEGINAAMEAAKPGVTCEEVERVWQTTINKYGLEKESRMGYAVGIGYPPVWMENTSLCFKPGEKTVLQPNMTFHMMPGLWLEGYGVAITECIRITDRGAETITKFPRQLFVK, from the coding sequence ATGTTGCCGTTTACCAAAGAAGAGTATCAGGAGAGAGTTCAAAAAGTCAAATCCACTATGGCGGAGAAAGGAATGGATGTGCTGTTCCTGGTCGAGCCTGCCAATATGAACTGGGTGAGTGGTTATGACGCCATGTCCTTTTATGTTCCCCAGGGTGTTGTGGTAAGCCTGGATGAAGAAATGCCGTACTGGATTGGCCGCTTTCAGGATCAATACAGCGCCCATGTCACCACCTGGCTGGATGACGAGCACATTCGTCCCTACGCGGACAAGTATCTGTGGGAACCCAAGGTCGTACATGTGATGGACTTCGTCGCCGACTTTATCAAAGAAAAGCGTTGGCAAGCCAAGACCATCGGCGTGGAAAAAGACGCCCATTACTTTACGGCGCACTGGTTTGAGCGGTTGACGGCGGCGCTCCCGGACGCCAAGTTCACCGATGCGACCAACATGGTGAACTTCCTGCGCGCTGTAAAATCCAAGCAGGAACTGGACTATATGGGAATTGCCGCCCGGATTGTGGAAAAAGCCATGGGGAATGCCATCCATATGATGGAGCCGGGGGTCCGTGAGAACGCGGTGGGCGCACAAATTCTCTACGACCAGGCTATGGGGACCGGGGCATTTGGCGGTGAGTACATCGCGCTGAATCCCATTATTCCCTCCGGAGACCGCACTGCTGCTGCCCATTTGACCTGGAAAACCGAAGGATGCTACGAAAATAATCAGCTCGTATATATTGAAATCGCGGGGTGTTACCGGCGGTACCATGCCCCGCTGGCCAGAACCATTTTCATCGGAGACCCGCCCAAGATTGTCAGCGATACCGCTAAGGTCTGCGTGGAGGGCATCAATGCCGCGATGGAAGCGGCAAAGCCCGGCGTTACCTGTGAGGAGGTAGAGCGGGTTTGGCAGACTACCATCAATAAGTATGGATTGGAAAAGGAATCCAGAATGGGTTATGCGGTTGGAATTGGATATCCCCCTGTCTGGATGGAGAACACCTCCTTGTGTTTCAAGCCCGGAGAAAAAACGGTGCTGCAGCCCAATATGACGTTCCATATGATGCCTGGACTCTGGCTGGAGGGCTATGGTGTGGCAATTACGGAGTGCATTCGGATTACAGATCGCGGTGCGGAGACTATTACGAAGTTCCCCCGGCAGCTATTTGTAAAATAA
- a CDS encoding GTP pyrophosphokinase, producing the protein MLIAAHISGINGKGELVYEQSILEISAAERKFFCEGTILLEIEELLSCTDMIQRCQVSLGRGDPMAPFQSRIKRADSIREKLERHGLPITTDSALKAVWAAAGSRLVCPFVQNIYQTTDLIRAIPGVRIQKDSNHEPKPNGYRSYHMILSLPLRFLGRQLSSTIWLEVQLRTIAMDCWTCMEHQLKYKRSVPSQKLIVQELKRCADEITSTDLSLQAIRELIESPEEELE; encoded by the coding sequence GTGCTCATTGCTGCTCACATCTCAGGAATAAATGGCAAGGGGGAGCTTGTTTATGAGCAGTCTATTCTGGAGATTTCCGCTGCGGAACGGAAGTTTTTCTGCGAAGGTACGATCCTTTTGGAGATTGAGGAGCTTCTCTCCTGCACGGATATGATCCAGCGCTGCCAGGTCAGCCTTGGGCGGGGAGATCCAATGGCCCCCTTCCAATCCAGGATCAAACGGGCTGACAGTATACGGGAAAAGCTGGAGCGGCATGGACTTCCAATTACAACAGACAGCGCCCTGAAAGCAGTGTGGGCCGCGGCCGGCAGCCGTCTAGTCTGCCCTTTCGTGCAGAACATTTATCAAACTACAGACCTGATTCGGGCCATTCCCGGCGTCCGGATTCAGAAGGACTCCAACCATGAGCCAAAGCCCAACGGCTACCGCAGCTACCATATGATTCTCTCCCTTCCACTGCGGTTCCTGGGGCGGCAGCTCAGCTCTACCATCTGGCTGGAGGTTCAGCTTCGTACCATTGCCATGGACTGTTGGACCTGTATGGAACACCAACTGAAATACAAGCGCAGTGTTCCCAGTCAAAAGCTGATCGTACAGGAATTGAAGCGATGCGCTGATGAAATCACCTCCACAGACCTATCCCTGCAAGCCATCCGGGAGCTGATTGAATCGCCAGAGGAGGAATTGGAATGA
- a CDS encoding IclR family transcriptional regulator, producing MELHSDYKAKYPVLTLEKAIDVMKYMSANASPEGITITELSDNLGLSKNNVHRILDTLLASELVDRLPGKQSYMLGWGLYELSKTVPTYHNINTSDYISVMGDLCSRVSESVNMGICSGNNECIILCKVNPNRSTLISTQVGSVEPLHVAALGKVFMSEWPTKQIVDYFDTIRTKKVTQKSIDNAEQMISECLETRRRGYAIDDEENLDGIRCVAMPVRDYTEKIVASISVSAPASRMPLDRIQKIVEELAPACRKLSIRLGYRGQS from the coding sequence ATGGAATTACATTCCGATTATAAAGCGAAATATCCGGTCTTGACCCTGGAAAAGGCAATCGATGTCATGAAATATATGTCTGCGAATGCCTCACCGGAGGGAATCACAATCACGGAATTGAGTGACAATTTAGGCCTGAGCAAAAATAATGTCCACCGGATTCTAGATACGCTCCTGGCAAGCGAACTTGTGGACAGACTTCCCGGCAAGCAGAGTTATATGCTCGGATGGGGGCTGTATGAGCTCTCAAAAACAGTTCCAACCTACCATAATATCAATACATCAGACTACATAAGCGTTATGGGAGACCTGTGCTCACGTGTGTCAGAATCAGTGAACATGGGAATTTGCAGCGGAAACAATGAATGCATTATTCTCTGCAAAGTAAACCCGAACCGATCTACATTGATCAGCACCCAAGTGGGGTCTGTGGAGCCCCTCCATGTAGCTGCACTGGGGAAGGTTTTTATGAGTGAATGGCCGACAAAGCAGATCGTTGATTATTTTGACACCATCCGCACAAAAAAGGTTACGCAGAAGTCCATCGACAATGCAGAGCAGATGATTTCTGAGTGCCTGGAAACGCGTCGCCGCGGTTATGCAATTGATGATGAAGAAAATCTTGATGGGATTCGGTGCGTCGCCATGCCTGTGCGGGACTACACAGAAAAAATTGTGGCATCCATCAGCGTGAGCGCCCCGGCAAGCCGGATGCCGTTGGACCGCATCCAAAAGATCGTGGAAGAACTTGCACCTGCCTGCAGAAAACTCTCAATTCGTCTGGGGTATCGGGGCCAATCATGA
- a CDS encoding L-serine ammonia-lyase, iron-sulfur-dependent, subunit alpha yields MNASIFNEVLGPIMIGPSSSHTAGPARIGKMGWQLLGEPVKKIVIRFDPAGSFAACYNSQGSDFGFVGGLLGIDPSDDRMRSALEIATQQGVQVSFLKEPLKEVVHPNQAEITLTGEHGRVVEFTAISTGGGMFEVVSYQGFSVSLKGDSYDLLLIGGAGLHGEVQACVQALQTCELTEGSSKSGKQVLVQLKLDREPLPELIRRLQALPTLGELVELGPVLPVVKRRDAQVPFCTAEEAAAYAGEHHLRPWELACIYEEAISGKSREEVFALMDHILEIMRDSAVRGVAGGYPQRGFLPPQTCKVAQNMKQPGAKVFDMGLLTKASLWAAATMEYDICMGRCVAAPTGGSCGVLPAAIISIGEDLGLSKEKVREGMLVAGLVGVFIDHGATFAAEICGCQAENGSASAMAAAGLVQLLDGSADEAFAAGSLALENILGLICDPVAGVGNIPCVSRNSMATVNAVLSANLVLSGFDPYIPLDQAISAMASVGRLMAEEHRCTGRGGLCTTTAGQCAEQYWQQCCAKT; encoded by the coding sequence ATGAACGCCAGTATTTTCAATGAAGTTCTCGGCCCCATTATGATTGGTCCCTCCAGCTCCCATACCGCCGGCCCAGCACGCATTGGGAAGATGGGATGGCAGCTTTTGGGTGAACCGGTCAAAAAAATAGTTATCCGGTTCGACCCGGCGGGGTCCTTTGCCGCCTGCTATAATTCCCAAGGTTCAGATTTTGGCTTTGTAGGCGGCTTGCTCGGAATTGATCCCTCGGATGACCGCATGCGCAGTGCCCTGGAGATTGCCACCCAGCAGGGCGTGCAGGTCTCTTTTCTGAAAGAACCACTAAAAGAGGTGGTCCACCCCAATCAGGCGGAAATCACCTTGACCGGTGAGCACGGCCGTGTAGTGGAGTTTACAGCCATATCCACTGGCGGAGGTATGTTTGAGGTGGTCTCCTATCAAGGGTTTTCCGTTAGTCTCAAGGGCGACAGCTATGACTTGCTTCTGATCGGTGGCGCAGGTCTTCACGGGGAAGTCCAGGCATGCGTACAGGCGCTGCAGACGTGTGAGCTGACGGAAGGCTCCTCTAAAAGTGGCAAACAAGTTCTGGTACAGCTGAAACTTGATCGAGAGCCACTGCCTGAACTGATCCGGCGTCTACAGGCGTTGCCCACATTGGGGGAACTAGTGGAGCTGGGGCCTGTTCTGCCGGTGGTCAAGCGGCGGGATGCGCAGGTGCCCTTTTGCACAGCGGAAGAAGCTGCTGCCTATGCCGGCGAACATCATCTGCGGCCCTGGGAACTTGCCTGTATTTATGAAGAGGCGATCAGCGGCAAATCTCGTGAGGAGGTTTTTGCCCTAATGGATCATATTTTGGAAATTATGCGTGACTCTGCTGTGCGGGGTGTCGCAGGCGGCTATCCGCAGCGCGGCTTTTTGCCTCCACAGACCTGTAAGGTTGCCCAAAATATGAAGCAGCCCGGAGCCAAGGTGTTTGACATGGGACTTTTGACAAAGGCATCCCTCTGGGCTGCAGCCACTATGGAGTATGATATCTGTATGGGACGCTGTGTGGCCGCGCCGACGGGCGGCTCCTGTGGAGTTCTGCCGGCGGCAATCATTTCCATCGGCGAGGATCTAGGGCTATCCAAAGAGAAAGTCCGCGAGGGAATGCTGGTTGCCGGCTTGGTTGGTGTATTTATTGATCATGGTGCGACCTTTGCTGCTGAGATATGCGGTTGTCAGGCAGAAAATGGGTCTGCCAGTGCTATGGCTGCAGCAGGCCTTGTACAACTCCTGGATGGTAGCGCGGATGAAGCGTTTGCTGCCGGTTCTCTGGCGTTGGAAAATATTCTGGGTCTGATCTGCGACCCTGTCGCGGGTGTTGGCAATATCCCCTGTGTCAGCCGCAACTCCATGGCAACCGTCAATGCTGTGCTGTCAGCGAATCTGGTGCTAAGTGGGTTCGATCCCTATATCCCTTTGGATCAAGCAATCAGCGCTATGGCCAGCGTCGGCAGGCTGATGGCGGAGGAACACCGCTGCACGGGTCGCGGAGGACTATGTACCACAACTGCAGGACAGTGCGCGGAGCAATATTGGCAGCAGTGCTGCGCAAAAACCTGA
- a CDS encoding ABC transporter ATP-binding protein: protein MIEVEHLTKVYGTHTAVSDLNFQVDSGRIYGFLGPNGAGKSTTMNIMAGCLSATEGRVRIDGYDIFEQPGEAKRRIGYLPEQPPLYLSESPVEYLRFVGEAKGVRGARLERQLEAVVDQTGLGPVAHRRIFALSKGYRQRVGIAQALLGGPEVIILDEPTVGLDPIQIIEIRGLIRELGQTHTVIFSSHILSEVQNLCDQILIISKGRLVAFDDPASLERRLRNSKEILLTTEGAPESVEAILTGMDEITECQVETGEDGLLSVRIQTECQDLYQVSRELFFAFAERGRPLLELTLRKATLEDVFLELTEHESSTMPVEPAVSEKSEAIDP, encoded by the coding sequence TTGATTGAAGTTGAACACCTTACAAAAGTATATGGAACCCACACGGCCGTGTCTGATCTGAACTTCCAGGTGGATAGCGGACGAATTTACGGCTTTCTGGGTCCCAATGGAGCGGGAAAGTCCACCACGATGAACATCATGGCTGGCTGCCTTTCAGCCACAGAAGGCCGTGTACGCATTGATGGCTACGACATTTTTGAGCAGCCGGGCGAGGCAAAGCGGCGCATCGGGTATCTGCCGGAGCAGCCGCCCCTCTACCTCAGTGAGAGTCCCGTGGAGTATCTGCGGTTTGTGGGGGAGGCGAAAGGCGTGCGAGGCGCAAGGCTGGAACGGCAGCTGGAGGCGGTGGTGGATCAGACTGGTCTGGGACCGGTGGCGCACCGCCGGATCTTCGCACTCTCCAAAGGCTACCGGCAGCGGGTGGGAATCGCCCAGGCTCTGCTGGGCGGCCCGGAGGTCATCATCCTAGATGAGCCTACTGTGGGTTTGGACCCCATTCAGATCATCGAAATCCGGGGCCTGATCCGGGAGCTTGGACAGACTCATACCGTGATTTTCAGCTCCCATATCCTCTCTGAGGTGCAAAATCTCTGCGACCAGATTCTGATCATCTCCAAGGGCCGGCTGGTGGCTTTTGACGATCCGGCCAGTCTGGAGCGTCGGCTGCGCAATTCCAAGGAAATTCTGCTGACAACAGAGGGAGCACCGGAATCTGTGGAGGCAATCCTAACCGGCATGGATGAGATTACAGAATGCCAGGTGGAGACGGGGGAAGACGGTCTGCTCTCTGTCCGTATTCAAACGGAGTGCCAAGACCTTTATCAGGTCTCCCGGGAGCTGTTCTTTGCCTTTGCAGAGCGGGGCCGGCCTCTGCTGGAACTGACGCTCAGGAAGGCCACCCTGGAAGACGTTTTTCTGGAGCTGACGGAGCATGAATCTTCGACTATGCCGGTGGAACCAGCCGTCTCAGAGAAAAGCGAGGCGATAGACCCATGA
- a CDS encoding sensor histidine kinase, with amino-acid sequence MIRSLRRKFLFIAMLSLLGTLAILCTAVGFGIRHIVIQRADRAISLLYENGGEFPSPEATDPSMGLDFQVTMETPFETRYFVVTLTSQQEVSSVDIEHIAALDRQTVVESVSEILATGADQGYVEHYRFGIFHHEEGTTIIGLDCFLQVQSAYNMLRMTILASAACALIVFILLLIFSEKAIRPFVENLERQRQFVTDASHELKTPLAILSADIGLLESSPGERKWLSSAQAQISRLDNLIKNLVELARTEETIQDASRTVFSLSDIALACGDSFQPLAEAAGKSLRTAIAPNLHMRGIQDNLFRLFSILLDNAVKYCDPGGEIDFTITRRGRLASIIVSNPCAGLDPSQLPRYFDRFYRADSSRTRATGGYGIGLSTARAIVTRHHGHIANRYAGGIITFSVTLPLYARKKEEFVPNT; translated from the coding sequence ATGATCCGTTCACTCCGCCGAAAATTTTTATTCATCGCCATGCTCTCTCTGCTGGGGACGCTGGCGATTCTGTGTACCGCCGTTGGCTTTGGCATCCGCCATATCGTAATTCAGCGGGCAGACCGGGCCATCAGCCTTCTCTATGAAAACGGTGGAGAATTTCCCTCACCAGAGGCCACCGACCCGTCCATGGGCCTGGACTTCCAGGTGACTATGGAGACGCCCTTTGAAACCAGGTACTTTGTTGTTACTCTCACCAGCCAGCAGGAGGTCTCCTCTGTGGACATTGAACACATTGCCGCTCTGGACCGGCAGACGGTGGTGGAGAGTGTCAGTGAAATTCTGGCAACCGGCGCCGACCAGGGTTATGTAGAGCACTACCGTTTCGGAATCTTTCACCACGAGGAGGGAACCACCATTATCGGACTGGACTGTTTTCTACAGGTTCAATCCGCCTATAACATGCTCCGTATGACGATTCTGGCCTCCGCGGCCTGCGCACTGATCGTATTCATTCTCTTGCTCATTTTCTCGGAAAAGGCAATCCGCCCCTTTGTGGAAAATTTGGAGCGTCAGCGGCAGTTCGTTACTGACGCCTCTCATGAACTGAAAACACCATTGGCCATTTTGTCAGCGGACATCGGGCTGCTAGAGTCCTCACCGGGAGAGCGCAAGTGGCTGAGCAGCGCTCAGGCCCAGATCTCCCGATTGGATAACCTCATCAAAAATCTGGTGGAGCTGGCCCGCACGGAGGAGACCATTCAAGATGCATCCCGCACAGTTTTCTCTCTCAGTGACATTGCTCTGGCCTGCGGAGATTCCTTCCAGCCCTTGGCGGAGGCGGCTGGAAAATCCCTGCGGACAGCCATCGCGCCAAACCTGCATATGCGCGGGATACAGGACAACTTATTCCGTCTGTTCTCCATTCTGCTGGACAACGCCGTGAAATACTGTGATCCCGGTGGAGAAATTGATTTCACGATAACCCGCCGGGGACGGCTGGCCAGCATCATAGTCTCCAACCCCTGCGCCGGCTTGGACCCCTCTCAGTTACCTCGGTATTTTGACCGGTTCTACCGGGCGGACTCCTCCCGAACCCGAGCCACCGGAGGCTACGGGATTGGCCTCTCCACCGCCAGAGCCATCGTCACCCGTCACCACGGCCACATTGCAAACCGCTATGCAGGCGGAATCATCACCTTTTCCGTCACGCTTCCTCTCTACGCCCGGAAAAAGGAAGAATTTGTCCCCAACACATAG
- a CDS encoding response regulator transcription factor, translating to MRVLVADDELEMAVVLQALLEREHFSVDTVYSGPDALAYGLAENYDCLVLDIMMPGLDGIQVLEALRRKNISTPVLLLTAKSQVEDRIAGLNSGADDYLPKPFHNGEFIARVRALTRRGREFSPSILSAGNVELDCTTFELRCGGAAIRLANKEFQMLELLLRQQGRPISTEQFMERIWGYDSESAINVVWAYISYLRRKLESIGANVSITICRGRGYLLEVGA from the coding sequence ATGAGAGTTTTAGTGGCTGATGACGAACTGGAGATGGCCGTGGTCTTACAAGCGCTTTTGGAGCGGGAACACTTCTCTGTAGACACGGTGTACAGCGGTCCGGATGCGCTGGCCTATGGACTGGCAGAAAATTATGACTGCCTAGTGCTGGACATCATGATGCCCGGATTGGACGGCATCCAAGTTCTGGAAGCTCTGCGCAGAAAAAACATTTCCACACCCGTTCTTCTGCTGACGGCCAAAAGTCAGGTAGAGGACCGGATCGCTGGTCTCAACAGCGGCGCTGATGACTATTTGCCAAAACCCTTCCACAACGGGGAGTTTATTGCCCGGGTACGGGCTCTGACCCGGCGCGGACGAGAATTCTCACCCAGCATTCTCTCTGCCGGCAATGTGGAGCTGGACTGCACCACCTTTGAGCTCAGATGCGGAGGCGCCGCCATCCGGCTGGCCAACAAGGAGTTTCAAATGCTGGAACTGCTTCTACGTCAGCAAGGACGCCCCATTTCCACAGAGCAGTTCATGGAGCGCATCTGGGGCTATGATAGCGAGTCAGCGATTAACGTGGTATGGGCCTATATTTCCTACCTGCGTCGGAAGCTGGAGTCCATTGGTGCAAATGTGTCCATCACCATCTGCCGGGGCCGAGGCTATTTGTTGGAGGTGGGCGCATGA
- a CDS encoding replication initiator protein A: protein MLHDLMLNRMSLSIKNSWYDEQGRVYIYCTAEETREDLRCGNDKALKLLAELDVKKGFGLIERIKQRQGRPTKRYALNISPPGRSRNRLPSRSSEVQTSTFPASRPRKNRYLSLDKSEVLTSKNQIHLLSVIGSEIVLLTVYNRLDVAIIAALAGTNFEYNFDNLFENLISPATGT, encoded by the coding sequence TTGTTGCACGACCTTATGCTGAACCGTATGAGCCTGTCCATAAAAAACAGCTGGTATGACGAACAGGGGCGGGTCTATATCTACTGCACTGCAGAGGAAACCCGTGAGGACCTGCGTTGCGGCAATGATAAGGCGCTGAAACTGCTGGCAGAGCTGGATGTGAAGAAAGGCTTTGGGCTGATCGAGCGTATCAAGCAGAGGCAAGGGAGGCCGACCAAGAGATACGCATTAAACATTTCACCACCAGGACGGTCCCGGAACCGTCTGCCCAGCCGGAGCTCAGAGGTGCAGACCTCGACCTTTCCGGCTTCCAGACCTCGGAAAAACCGATATCTGAGCCTCGACAAATCAGAGGTCTTGACCTCGAAAAACCAGATCCATCTCCTGTCAGTGATTGGTTCGGAAATCGTGTTACTTACAGTATACAATAGATTAGATGTGGCGATAATCGCGGCATTGGCAGGTACTAATTTTGAATACAATTTTGATAACCTGTTTGAAAATCTCATTTCTCCGGCCACAGGAACATAG
- a CDS encoding BCCT family transporter, which produces MSEKEMTIKKKLLADIDWNCAIPSLVIVALIALPAILFEEQTSTFVNNFFNTFVEATSAFYIVIPVFLIGIGLWMAFSKYGKVVLGDPKERPAISNFTYIATLMAMCYGATIMRTGTIQWAYIAEDPPFGIEPYTNAAILAGSAYSIFLWGLQLAAIYVITAPAVAYFVHVRGQNNVKISQLCRSLLGDKFADGILGKMVDIIFVIALVLGAATTIGLASPVLSAVFGELFHLEPGFGLDFIMTVSMIVIFTTSAFLGIEKGIERLSDLNIYLMIGLVVLIMIFGPGLFILNFSVESLGQYLDNLLLFSFYSDSLNFGGTGYTESYTVFWWAYCFTWGIIQGIFCALISKGRTVKEVILYYFGTIFLIVVPLSCILGGMAVYSQLTGAVDVFAALEAGAGPAIAKVLSVQKLAPVIMVVFFLLALTFCATTMDSTTYTLAAFASKADIAKSAPSKSSRLFWAILMSVSALAMMKVGGLGPLEVVSGIAGVPIIVITFLVIFAGIKMMKQDKAWVTHVRPDDWDAEKAPRAEHVEDRLI; this is translated from the coding sequence ATGTCAGAGAAAGAGATGACGATTAAGAAAAAACTTTTAGCAGATATTGACTGGAACTGCGCAATCCCTTCCCTGGTCATTGTAGCGCTCATAGCACTCCCGGCAATTCTTTTTGAAGAGCAGACCAGCACCTTTGTCAACAATTTTTTCAATACGTTTGTAGAAGCCACCAGTGCCTTCTACATTGTGATCCCTGTATTTCTGATCGGCATTGGTCTCTGGATGGCCTTTTCCAAATATGGGAAGGTTGTTCTTGGCGATCCGAAGGAGCGACCCGCCATCAGCAACTTCACTTATATCGCAACGCTGATGGCCATGTGTTATGGTGCGACCATCATGCGCACTGGCACCATTCAATGGGCATACATCGCGGAGGACCCTCCATTTGGCATTGAGCCCTATACTAATGCGGCCATTTTGGCAGGCTCCGCCTATTCTATTTTTCTCTGGGGACTTCAGCTGGCCGCTATCTATGTGATTACCGCTCCGGCCGTTGCCTATTTTGTTCATGTCCGCGGCCAAAATAATGTGAAAATTTCCCAGCTCTGCCGCAGCCTGTTGGGGGACAAGTTTGCTGACGGTATTCTCGGCAAAATGGTGGATATTATTTTCGTCATCGCACTGGTTCTGGGCGCCGCTACCACCATCGGACTGGCATCTCCCGTTCTGAGCGCGGTATTTGGGGAACTGTTTCACCTGGAACCCGGCTTTGGCCTGGACTTTATCATGACCGTCTCCATGATTGTTATTTTTACCACCAGCGCTTTCCTGGGGATTGAAAAGGGAATTGAGCGGCTGAGTGATTTGAACATCTATCTGATGATTGGCCTGGTCGTTCTGATTATGATCTTTGGCCCTGGCCTGTTCATTCTGAATTTTTCTGTGGAGTCTCTCGGCCAGTATTTGGACAACCTGCTGCTGTTCTCTTTTTACAGCGACTCTTTAAATTTTGGCGGTACAGGCTATACAGAGAGCTATACCGTATTCTGGTGGGCGTATTGCTTTACCTGGGGCATTATTCAGGGTATTTTCTGTGCCTTGATTTCCAAGGGCAGAACCGTGAAGGAAGTCATCCTGTATTACTTTGGAACCATTTTCCTGATAGTAGTTCCGCTCTCCTGCATTCTGGGCGGTATGGCGGTCTACTCCCAGCTGACAGGTGCAGTGGATGTATTTGCCGCGCTGGAAGCTGGAGCTGGTCCTGCAATCGCAAAAGTTCTCTCCGTCCAGAAGCTGGCGCCGGTGATCATGGTAGTCTTCTTCCTTTTGGCGCTGACGTTCTGTGCTACGACCATGGACTCCACCACGTATACCCTAGCCGCATTTGCCAGCAAGGCAGATATTGCCAAGTCTGCGCCATCAAAGAGTTCCCGGCTGTTCTGGGCGATTCTGATGTCCGTTTCCGCATTGGCTATGATGAAAGTCGGCGGGCTCGGTCCACTGGAGGTAGTCAGCGGCATCGCGGGGGTTCCCATCATTGTTATCACATTCCTGGTTATCTTTGCCGGAATCAAAATGATGAAGCAGGATAAAGCGTGGGTGACTCACGTTCGCCCCGACGATTGGGATGCTGAAAAGGCACCGCGGGCTGAACACGTGGAAGACCGCCTGATTTAA
- a CDS encoding peptidase, with protein MNGKHIKEKVYQLLDERAEEYFRYLGEFLHHPSTLGQEESAQQYYAELLQNLGLEVDLWYPQPQDMACNPYFLPCRDDYAGSPDVVGICKGSGGGRSLLLNGHVDVVPAGKNDWEDSPWSGLRKTGRVYGRGSSDMKGGLIANLMAMDAIIKSGIKLKGDVLLASVIGEETGGAGTLSMLSRGYRADGAIVPEPSDLNICPVSLGVIWFRIRVKGLAAHAANAYLGVNAISKATLIIQALDTCNEEKRTRVQHPLYCGDNHNPFNINMGQIHGGTIATSVPDEVVIEGRIAFSPDEDVVDAKKVVEDAVVKAAEQDSWLREHSPEVEWHSFCLNSGQIPTDHPLTTAVCHAYEEVAGEPPVISGTPWGTDAGAMIRVGGIPTVVFGPGPNAKAHQANEYVEEKKLLQVAKVIASTILDWCEVQ; from the coding sequence ATGAACGGAAAACATATCAAAGAAAAAGTGTATCAACTGCTGGATGAACGAGCTGAAGAATACTTTCGTTACTTAGGCGAGTTTCTTCACCATCCGAGCACCTTGGGCCAGGAGGAGAGTGCCCAGCAATATTATGCAGAGCTGCTCCAGAACTTGGGGCTGGAGGTTGATCTGTGGTATCCGCAGCCACAGGATATGGCGTGCAATCCTTACTTCCTGCCTTGCCGCGACGATTATGCCGGAAGTCCTGACGTTGTCGGTATCTGCAAGGGCTCCGGCGGGGGCCGGTCCCTGCTTCTGAACGGCCATGTGGATGTTGTTCCAGCGGGAAAAAATGACTGGGAGGACAGCCCGTGGAGTGGCCTTCGCAAAACGGGCCGCGTCTACGGCCGCGGCTCCAGTGACATGAAAGGCGGGCTGATTGCCAATTTGATGGCCATGGATGCCATCATAAAATCCGGTATCAAGCTGAAAGGCGATGTTCTTCTGGCAAGCGTCATTGGTGAAGAAACCGGCGGAGCGGGGACTCTGTCTATGCTAAGCCGTGGTTATCGGGCTGATGGTGCAATTGTACCAGAACCCAGTGATCTGAATATCTGTCCAGTTTCCTTGGGCGTCATCTGGTTCCGGATTCGCGTGAAGGGCCTGGCTGCTCATGCCGCCAACGCCTATCTTGGGGTCAATGCGATCAGCAAGGCGACGCTCATCATACAGGCATTGGACACCTGTAACGAAGAGAAGCGGACGCGGGTCCAGCATCCGCTTTACTGCGGAGATAACCACAATCCATTTAACATCAACATGGGACAGATCCACGGAGGTACCATTGCAACCAGCGTTCCGGATGAGGTTGTGATTGAGGGACGAATTGCATTCTCGCCTGACGAAGATGTTGTGGATGCCAAAAAGGTCGTAGAAGATGCGGTGGTGAAGGCTGCAGAACAGGACTCCTGGTTGCGGGAGCATTCGCCAGAGGTGGAGTGGCATAGCTTCTGCCTGAATTCCGGTCAGATTCCCACAGATCATCCCTTGACAACAGCCGTCTGCCATGCATATGAAGAGGTTGCCGGCGAGCCGCCTGTGATTTCCGGAACCCCCTGGGGCACGGACGCCGGCGCCATGATCCGGGTCGGCGGAATTCCCACTGTGGTCTTTGGCCCGGGGCCAAACGCCAAGGCCCACCAGGCAAACGAATACGTGGAGGAGAAAAAACTCCTGCAAGTGGCCAAAGTTATCGCGTCCACCATTTTGGACTGGTGCGAAGTACAATGA